A stretch of the Lactuca sativa cultivar Salinas chromosome 9, Lsat_Salinas_v11, whole genome shotgun sequence genome encodes the following:
- the LOC111909638 gene encoding putative germin-like protein 2-1 → MTSHWLLFGLLVAGCSLAFASDPSPLQDFCVADQNSTVFVNGLVCKEARLVQADDFFYSGLQLMGNTSNAVESAVTPVTVEELPGLNTLGISMARIDFAPQGINPPHTHPRATEILTVMEGRILVGFVTSNPQNRLITKELQKGDVFVFPEGLIHFQKNVGNGYAVAIAALSSQNPGVITIANAVFGSNPDIAGDILAKAFQVDINVVYQIQSKF, encoded by the exons ATGACGTCTCATTGGCTTTTATTTGGTCTCTTGGTGGCAGGCTGCTCCCTTGCGTTTGCTTCGGACCCTAGTCCTCTTCAGGACTTCTGTGTGGCAGACCAAAATAGCACAG TATTCGTGAATGGCTTGGTTTGTAAAGAGGCGAGGCTTGTACAAGCTGATGATTTCTTTTATAGTGGGTTGCAACTAATGGGAAATACCTCGAATGCGGTTGAGTCTGCTGTGACTCCAGTGACCGTAGAAGAGTTGCCAGGACTTAACACTCTTGGTATCTCAATGGCACGTATTGACTTTGCACCACAGGGTATTAACCCCCCACATACACACCCTCGGGCCACTGAAATTTTGACTGTTATGGAAGGCCGTATTCTAGTCGGATTTGTCACGTCCAACCCTCAAAACCGACTCATCACAAAAGAACTTCAGAAAGGCGATGTTTTCGTTTTCCCAGAAGGCCTGATTCACTTCCAGAAAAACGTCGGAAATGGCTATGCTGTCGCTATTGCAGCTTTGAGTAGTCAAAATCCAGGTGTTATTACCATTGCAAACGCTGTTTTTGGCTCAAATCCCGATATCGCTGGAGATATTCTTGCGAAGGCCTTTCAAGTTGACATCAACGTCGTCTATCAAATTCAATCCAAATTCTAG